In [Leptolyngbya] sp. PCC 7376, a genomic segment contains:
- a CDS encoding cyclic nucleotide-binding domain-containing protein, with translation MLSSFDRLLFIRRVSIFQELRDEFLVKLASVMDELSFPSSHTIFEQGEEGRSLYIVVSGRVRVHLGDQELVQLEQGSIFGEMALFDAEPRSASVTTLEKCDCLTLNQLQLIDAIEETPEIAVNVTRALSRRIRELNSKVKTYEHQLNSINAQA, from the coding sequence ATGTTAAGTAGTTTTGACCGATTATTATTTATTCGCCGGGTCTCGATTTTTCAGGAGCTTCGGGATGAGTTCCTCGTTAAGCTGGCTTCTGTGATGGATGAGCTATCCTTTCCCTCCAGCCACACTATTTTCGAACAGGGAGAAGAGGGGCGATCGCTGTACATTGTGGTGTCCGGTCGCGTTAGAGTTCACCTCGGTGACCAAGAACTCGTTCAGCTCGAACAAGGCTCCATTTTTGGGGAAATGGCGCTGTTTGATGCAGAACCCCGCTCAGCATCTGTCACAACCCTCGAAAAATGTGACTGTCTTACCCTCAACCAACTCCAACTTATTGATGCGATTGAGGAAACCCCAGAAATTGCGGTGAACGTTACCCGTGCTCTATCTCGTCGAATTCGTGAACTTAACAGTAAGGTAAAAACCTACGAACACCAGCTGAATAGCATTAACGCCCAAGCCTAA
- a CDS encoding 5-(carboxyamino)imidazole ribonucleotide synthase has product MQEVQDSMKQRVGVIGGGQLAWMMGAEAKTLGLELWLQTPNASDPAVARADKTILADLQDITATAKLSEECAVVTFENEFVDLEALGKLAAQGANFRPSLAFLEPLLDKYDQRRCCEKFNILVPHYQAWSLTDGLPEGWQYPLVIKARRHGYDGKGTFVIKNEAELKALPTGLEQTPLLLEAFVPFEQELAVMVARSASGDIRVFPVVETQQIHQVCHWAIAPAAVNNTVEDKVIHIAQTLAENLGLVGIMGIELFLTPAGEVLVNEIAPRTHNSGHFSLDACQTSQFAMQLQAIAGLPLGSPDLLVKGAVMVNLLGFEHSDSDYDHKRQILTQMPDSHVHWYGKAGASPGRKLGHVTITSPTDDRSTLMAIAKKIERLWYAQSDE; this is encoded by the coding sequence ATGCAAGAGGTTCAGGACAGTATGAAACAGCGAGTAGGGGTGATCGGTGGCGGTCAACTCGCATGGATGATGGGTGCAGAAGCGAAGACATTAGGCCTAGAGCTATGGTTGCAAACTCCGAATGCTAGCGACCCAGCTGTAGCACGGGCAGATAAAACAATATTGGCAGATCTACAGGACATTACTGCAACAGCTAAACTTTCAGAAGAATGTGCGGTAGTGACCTTCGAAAATGAATTCGTCGATCTGGAAGCCTTGGGTAAGTTGGCAGCGCAGGGGGCAAATTTTCGTCCATCATTAGCTTTTCTAGAGCCGCTACTCGATAAATATGATCAGCGTCGCTGCTGTGAAAAATTTAACATCCTAGTACCTCACTACCAAGCTTGGTCACTGACGGATGGGCTGCCTGAAGGTTGGCAATATCCCCTCGTTATTAAGGCTCGTCGTCATGGTTACGATGGCAAAGGTACGTTTGTAATCAAGAATGAGGCTGAATTAAAGGCTCTCCCGACTGGATTAGAGCAAACGCCTTTATTGTTAGAGGCCTTTGTCCCATTTGAACAAGAATTGGCAGTCATGGTTGCCCGCAGTGCTTCTGGGGACATACGAGTGTTTCCAGTAGTTGAAACGCAACAGATTCATCAAGTTTGTCATTGGGCGATTGCCCCCGCAGCCGTCAATAACACAGTAGAAGACAAAGTTATTCATATTGCCCAAACCCTTGCGGAGAATCTTGGATTAGTGGGAATTATGGGCATCGAGTTGTTTTTAACGCCCGCTGGTGAAGTATTAGTTAACGAGATTGCGCCTCGCACTCACAATTCTGGGCATTTTAGTTTAGATGCTTGTCAAACCTCTCAGTTCGCCATGCAACTTCAGGCGATCGCCGGATTACCGTTAGGGAGCCCAGATCTATTAGTGAAGGGAGCAGTGATGGTAAATCTACTGGGCTTTGAGCATAGTGATAGTGATTATGATCATAAACGGCAAATACTCACTCAGATGCCTGATAGTCATGTCCATTGGTATGGCAAAGCTGGTGCAAGTCCTGGCAGAAAACTTGGCCATGTGACAATTACCAGTCCGACTGATGACCGTTCAACTCTCATGGCGATCGCCAAAAAAATCGAAAGATTATGGTACGCACAGAGTGATGAATAA
- a CDS encoding EAL domain-containing protein, with the protein METQGHYEGLKRRRVLAGEFIFKEGDPGDYAYIIEEGEVAISTVIDDKPVILNVLKQGIMFGELALVDGRTRSAAAVAKTDVLLTIVTKEQVNIRIESADPILRMLLFVVMRYFRSETSWRMHGKPLEPKSEDSLTQPAIDLNRRIDQAVDLIRMESELRVAIAEKQFCLHYQPIVNLQTGAIAGFEALIRWQSPSRGFIRPDIFIALAESTSLILPIGEWVIEESGKALKRFEAAYHQPLFMSINIASRQIEEATFTRALVEKIKALGIANHQIKLEILERSLFDSEVAQRWIQDVRKLGFLVALDDFGTGYSSLQYLNDYHLDNIKIDKSFVDGLATKPKSASLCAAMINLAKALEMSVIAEGIETAEQAAILKDLGCTLGQGYHFSRPKIFEEALSILEGTQPLPIVS; encoded by the coding sequence ATGGAAACACAGGGACACTACGAAGGACTCAAAAGACGGCGCGTTTTAGCGGGGGAATTCATCTTTAAAGAGGGTGACCCTGGTGACTATGCCTACATTATTGAAGAGGGAGAAGTTGCCATCTCGACAGTCATTGATGATAAGCCCGTTATCCTCAATGTTTTAAAGCAGGGGATCATGTTTGGTGAGCTTGCCCTTGTAGATGGTCGTACCCGTTCTGCTGCCGCCGTTGCCAAGACCGACGTTCTCCTCACCATCGTCACAAAAGAGCAAGTTAATATTCGCATTGAATCTGCTGACCCAATCTTACGGATGTTGCTGTTCGTCGTCATGCGTTACTTCCGTTCGGAAACCTCTTGGCGGATGCATGGCAAACCGCTAGAACCCAAGAGTGAAGACAGTTTAACGCAGCCGGCTATTGACCTCAATCGTCGCATCGATCAGGCAGTTGATCTGATTCGCATGGAAAGTGAGCTACGGGTGGCGATCGCCGAAAAGCAATTTTGTCTCCACTATCAGCCCATCGTTAATCTACAGACTGGGGCGATCGCTGGATTTGAAGCCTTGATCCGTTGGCAAAGCCCTTCGCGAGGATTTATTCGTCCTGATATCTTCATTGCCCTTGCCGAATCAACCTCCTTAATCTTGCCTATTGGCGAATGGGTAATCGAAGAAAGCGGCAAAGCTCTCAAACGATTTGAAGCGGCTTATCATCAGCCATTATTTATGAGCATTAATATTGCCAGCCGTCAGATTGAAGAGGCGACATTTACCCGAGCATTAGTCGAAAAAATCAAAGCGTTAGGCATCGCAAATCACCAAATCAAGTTGGAAATTTTAGAGCGTAGTTTATTCGATAGCGAAGTTGCCCAACGGTGGATTCAAGATGTCCGAAAGCTTGGTTTTTTAGTAGCATTAGATGATTTTGGGACGGGCTATTCCAGTCTGCAATATCTCAATGATTATCATTTGGATAATATCAAAATCGATAAATCCTTTGTGGATGGACTCGCGACCAAACCCAAAAGTGCAAGTCTCTGTGCCGCAATGATTAATCTAGCAAAAGCCCTTGAGATGAGTGTCATCGCGGAAGGTATTGAAACAGCAGAGCAGGCAGCAATACTCAAAGATCTCGGTTGTACTTTGGGGCAGGGCTATCACTTCTCCCGCCCGAAAATCTTTGAGGAAGCGCTCAGTATTTTAGAAGGGACTCAGCCTTTGCCGATTGTCTCCTAA
- a CDS encoding gamma-glutamylcyclotransferase, whose translation MERTEPLQVFVYGTLKPEHVNFELFCAGLIQSVAPALTKGRLYQIPFYSDKYPRGYPAMTSEEGWVEGYLLQFKNVGILEKLDRLEGYKEGRSPEENEYQRQRIQIFTPDKTPLTKAWGYIMTIEHVQELQGTALNKTVW comes from the coding sequence ATGGAGAGAACCGAACCTTTACAGGTATTTGTCTATGGCACATTAAAGCCGGAACACGTTAATTTCGAGCTATTTTGTGCTGGTCTAATTCAGTCAGTAGCCCCTGCTCTGACCAAAGGGCGACTATATCAAATTCCGTTTTATTCGGATAAATATCCCCGTGGCTATCCGGCAATGACGTCGGAAGAGGGTTGGGTGGAAGGATATCTACTTCAATTTAAAAATGTTGGAATTTTAGAGAAATTGGATCGGCTGGAAGGATATAAAGAAGGGCGATCGCCAGAAGAAAACGAATATCAGCGCCAACGCATCCAAATTTTCACCCCAGATAAAACGCCACTCACAAAAGCTTGGGGCTACATCATGACCATTGAACATGTCCAAGAATTACAAGGGACGGCTCTGAATAAAACTGTTTGGTAG
- a CDS encoding response regulator transcription factor → MDKTYNILLVDDEPGVRESVQAYLDDDENLAVTAAESATKALELLQTFTPDLVISDIMMPQMSGYDFLEKLREDPRFKTLPVVFLTARGMTSDRIQGYQAGCDAYLPKPFEPEELEAIVKNLLTRDAAIAESQGGGDANLDGIAKDLKEIKQFLGQQNQLVTTPPPLKIDLTPREQSVLDLVAQGLMNKEIAKQLETSVRNVEKYVSRLFGKTGTNSRTELVRYALKHGLTQ, encoded by the coding sequence ATGGATAAAACCTACAATATTTTGCTCGTAGATGATGAACCGGGCGTACGTGAGTCTGTACAAGCCTATTTGGATGATGATGAGAATTTAGCAGTGACGGCGGCGGAAAGTGCGACAAAAGCGTTGGAATTGCTCCAAACTTTTACACCGGATCTCGTGATTTCAGATATTATGATGCCGCAGATGAGCGGTTATGATTTCCTCGAAAAACTACGCGAAGATCCTCGTTTTAAGACTTTACCTGTGGTTTTCCTAACAGCACGAGGCATGACCAGTGATCGCATTCAGGGTTATCAAGCCGGCTGTGATGCCTATTTACCGAAGCCTTTTGAGCCGGAAGAACTAGAAGCGATTGTTAAAAATCTTTTGACCCGTGACGCGGCGATCGCCGAAAGTCAGGGTGGTGGCGACGCAAATCTTGATGGCATTGCCAAAGATCTAAAAGAGATTAAGCAATTCCTTGGCCAACAAAATCAACTGGTCACCACACCGCCTCCCCTAAAAATTGACCTGACTCCCCGTGAACAAAGTGTGTTGGATCTTGTGGCGCAGGGTCTAATGAATAAAGAAATTGCCAAGCAGCTTGAAACCAGTGTCCGTAACGTTGAGAAATACGTCAGTCGTCTCTTCGGTAAGACAGGTACTAATAGCCGTACCGAATTGGTTCGCTATGCACTCAAGCATGGTTTAACGCAGTAA
- a CDS encoding DUF3288 family protein has translation MPQDQVHPQANRDRLVIDQLLKGNPTEHHLVELARLHIRYKGFPGAREIQQDLKLLFQQWGLTEEALFATTREIHSSGRAYSHLRQGEDLQDWS, from the coding sequence ATGCCCCAAGATCAAGTTCATCCCCAAGCTAATCGCGATCGCCTCGTGATTGATCAGCTTCTGAAAGGTAATCCGACAGAACATCATTTAGTTGAATTAGCGCGACTGCATATCCGTTATAAAGGCTTTCCGGGAGCACGGGAAATTCAGCAGGATTTGAAATTGCTATTTCAGCAGTGGGGCTTAACGGAAGAAGCATTATTTGCCACAACCCGCGAAATTCATAGCTCTGGGCGTGCCTATAGCCATCTACGTCAAGGGGAGGATCTTCAAGATTGGAGCTAA
- a CDS encoding bifunctional orotidine-5'-phosphate decarboxylase/orotate phosphoribosyltransferase — translation MELNYSQFNDKLTAAITRNQTILIAGLDPNPEMLPIAFNSGNLLVDLEKWLLGIIEQTSNLVCAYKPTLGFYQAFGVAGFELLSKVLEKIPAELPVILDAKQADLNTSTIFAKTIFKTWNVDAVTLSPYPGQDHIAPFLLYPDKAVFLQCRTSNPGALSIQAYPDLETPFYLHLVKETKQWGTPEQVALEIGGDRPETFARVRKIAPERWILARSIWQDKHPLEDILQAGLNSNGSGLLIPVPNDFLSQENCTQTVDNLRQRIESIRTPFIPDQASCDIWKTELKFPNRHPQEKLILQLFDLGCLMFGEYVQASGATFSYYIDLRKIISNPQVFNEVLKAYAEIVEKLDFDRVAGIPYGSLPTATGLALKLKTPMIFPRKEVKAHGTRRLIEGHFEKGETIAVIDDILISGKSIVEGAQKLESAGLVVKDMVVLIDHEGGVKDRIKAQGYNAYSVLTISEITETLFDTGRITKEQYDSLTQH, via the coding sequence TTGGAGCTAAATTATTCGCAATTTAACGATAAGCTCACGGCGGCGATCACCCGTAACCAGACCATTCTGATTGCTGGACTTGATCCAAATCCCGAAATGTTACCCATAGCTTTTAATAGTGGGAATTTGCTGGTCGATTTAGAAAAGTGGTTACTCGGCATTATTGAGCAAACATCAAATCTTGTTTGTGCCTACAAACCAACTCTCGGTTTTTACCAAGCCTTTGGGGTGGCAGGATTTGAATTGTTGAGCAAAGTTTTAGAGAAAATCCCCGCTGAGTTACCCGTCATTCTCGATGCAAAACAAGCAGATCTGAATACCAGCACAATTTTCGCAAAGACAATTTTCAAAACTTGGAATGTCGATGCAGTGACTCTTAGTCCATACCCCGGACAGGATCACATCGCCCCATTTTTGCTCTACCCCGACAAAGCCGTTTTTTTGCAATGCCGTACTTCCAACCCTGGTGCTCTTAGCATTCAAGCCTACCCCGATCTAGAAACGCCATTTTATCTTCACCTAGTCAAAGAAACAAAACAGTGGGGGACACCAGAACAAGTAGCTCTCGAAATTGGTGGCGATCGCCCAGAAACCTTTGCGCGGGTGAGAAAAATTGCCCCAGAGAGATGGATATTAGCGCGGAGTATTTGGCAAGATAAACATCCTCTCGAAGATATTTTGCAGGCAGGCTTGAATAGTAATGGCTCAGGACTTTTAATTCCGGTGCCGAATGACTTTTTAAGCCAAGAGAATTGCACTCAAACGGTTGATAATTTACGCCAGAGAATTGAATCAATTCGTACACCATTTATTCCTGATCAAGCAAGCTGTGATATTTGGAAAACCGAACTAAAGTTTCCGAACCGTCACCCCCAAGAAAAGCTCATTTTGCAGCTATTTGATCTAGGTTGTTTAATGTTTGGGGAATATGTACAGGCTTCTGGCGCAACGTTTTCTTATTACATCGATTTGCGGAAAATCATTTCAAATCCACAGGTTTTTAATGAAGTTCTCAAAGCCTATGCTGAGATTGTCGAAAAGCTGGATTTTGATCGTGTTGCAGGGATTCCTTATGGGTCTTTGCCGACAGCAACGGGCTTGGCTTTAAAACTAAAAACACCAATGATTTTTCCGCGCAAAGAAGTTAAAGCCCACGGCACAAGGCGATTAATTGAAGGACATTTTGAAAAGGGTGAAACCATTGCCGTGATCGATGACATTTTAATTAGCGGCAAAAGTATCGTTGAAGGCGCACAAAAACTTGAATCGGCAGGTCTTGTGGTGAAAGATATGGTGGTACTCATCGACCATGAAGGTGGCGTCAAAGATCGCATTAAAGCTCAGGGTTACAACGCCTATTCAGTGTTGACCATTTCTGAAATTACGGAAACACTTTTCGATACAGGGCGCATCACCAAGGAACAATACGATAGCTTGACGCAACATTAA
- a CDS encoding ABC transporter permease, with the protein MGLHVLEHLQMAIATLRTNKMRSGLTMLGIIIGNASVIAMVGLGQGAQKLAAEEFESLGSNVLFIIPGSRAAQRTTIDLPKTLVWEDAKAIAEQVPNVAGVAPQINGRGNVRFRGVNKESLIVGVTPEFPDVREFILGRGRFVVEDDLKRNKRIAVVGSEIVEEMFQNVDPVGQKIRVRNISFDIVGVMEEKGASLGTNLDNAVYIPLTTMANQVVGRTSPFGTEVTFISVSGEREDRVRAMTFQIENLLRLRHQIVDEDDFSVQSQQDLLAVANTITGALTTMLAAIAGISLLVGGIGIMNIMLVSVTERTSEIGLRKALGATQEDVLFQFLIESVILAAIGGAFGTSLGLGGIILTNTFTPLAAPISANTILIAVGVSGGIGLFFGVFPARQAARLDPIVALRSE; encoded by the coding sequence ATGGGATTACACGTTCTCGAACATCTACAAATGGCGATCGCCACCTTGCGTACCAACAAAATGCGCAGTGGCCTAACCATGTTGGGCATTATTATCGGCAATGCTTCTGTAATTGCGATGGTGGGATTGGGGCAAGGCGCTCAAAAACTTGCCGCCGAAGAATTTGAATCCCTCGGCTCCAACGTCCTATTTATCATCCCTGGCTCCCGAGCTGCCCAACGCACCACCATTGATCTCCCGAAAACCCTTGTTTGGGAAGATGCCAAGGCGATCGCCGAACAGGTGCCAAATGTGGCAGGCGTTGCCCCTCAGATTAATGGACGCGGTAATGTGCGCTTTCGCGGGGTCAATAAAGAATCATTGATTGTCGGTGTCACGCCAGAATTTCCAGACGTGCGGGAATTTATTTTGGGTCGGGGTCGTTTTGTCGTCGAAGATGATCTTAAACGCAATAAACGTATTGCTGTGGTTGGCTCAGAGATTGTCGAAGAGATGTTTCAAAATGTCGATCCAGTGGGACAAAAAATCCGTGTGCGCAATATCTCTTTCGATATCGTCGGCGTAATGGAAGAAAAGGGCGCATCTCTTGGCACGAACCTCGATAACGCTGTTTATATTCCGCTGACGACCATGGCCAATCAAGTGGTGGGACGGACATCGCCCTTTGGTACAGAAGTCACGTTTATTTCCGTATCTGGTGAGCGGGAAGATCGAGTTCGCGCCATGACATTTCAGATCGAAAATCTTCTGCGTCTCCGCCACCAAATTGTTGATGAGGATGATTTTAGTGTGCAATCCCAACAAGATCTCCTCGCAGTCGCCAATACCATTACTGGAGCACTCACCACTATGCTCGCGGCGATCGCCGGAATTTCCCTCCTTGTTGGCGGCATTGGCATCATGAATATTATGTTGGTATCTGTGACAGAAAGAACTAGTGAAATCGGTCTCCGCAAAGCTCTCGGCGCAACCCAAGAAGATGTCCTCTTTCAGTTCCTTATCGAATCGGTTATCCTTGCTGCCATTGGCGGCGCATTCGGAACGAGCCTCGGACTCGGTGGCATTATCCTCACAAACACTTTTACCCCTTTAGCTGCTCCCATCTCCGCAAACACCATTCTCATCGCGGTGGGAGTATCCGGTGGTATTGGTCTATTTTTTGGTGTCTTTCCAGCTCGCCAAGCTGCAAGACTCGACCCGATTGTTGCCCTCAGATCTGAGTAA
- a CDS encoding DEAD/DEAH box helicase: MAVLHGTWIAQGQQSYFFLWGEVWRSSSEIEPPLHPFTCDRPSLKAVLEEYKITLPEAAEWQTTEFTLPSKKATKTKAAFPLLSNQETLPGKTTLYMETWQIEGFALNARQTAKILGQFPLSSDALAGELQFYLQVYRWSLALLIRQKFLPHVIELENGEHLATWVPLLDSVAEQQQFAQFLQFMPEICATPDLKEKILLSFLTQMVDAQIRPHAKPLQNFPKNAVSLPWANRLAKAKPIFELDGRSPQQLRHAYESWTFPVREHLVQPPEFALNQSLFRTCFQLVPPEEGKETWSLNYGLQALGNDEEVISAKHIWTDTAQPQEILLKGLGFASRFYTPIIDSLETSQPVACELDAIQAYEFIRSIAWQLQDKGLGVILPPGLEAGAKEARLGVKISAKVKDEDRLNLQSLLQYQLNVAVGDTTLTEKEFAQLLDRRSPLVEVGGQWLALQPTDVRAAQEVYKFKTNAQELRVEDALRFSSEDGQMFAKLPVVGFDASGILKELISHLTTNESLELLDVPKDLKGTLRPYQQKGMSWLNFLQQWGLGACLADDMGLGKTMQSIAFLLKLKEEKKFKQPVLLVCPTSVVSNWEREIQKFAPTLSAIIHHGDRRKKGKAFAAQAKKFNVILTSYSLVFRDKKDLAGVPWQGIILDEAQNIKNPQAKQSQAVRELDAGFKIALTGTPVENRLKELWSILDFLNPGFLGNQQFFQRRFAIPIEKYGDRQTLNSLRQLTQPFILRRLKTDKTIIQDLPEKQEMEIFCSLSKDQANLYQKLVDQSLEEIEGTDGIKRRGLILTLLLRLKQLCNHPALLQKKPALSQHFALRSGKLQRLEEMLEELITEGDRALIFTQFSEWGKLLKPYLEERLGKEVLFLYGATKREVRQQMCDRFQNDPNAPHVFILSLKAGGTGLNLTRANHVFHVDRWWNPAVENQATDRAFRIGQKKNVQVHKFVSTGTLEEKISAMIASKKELAEQTVNAGENWVTELDTNQLRDLLLLDRDRLIED; this comes from the coding sequence ATGGCAGTTTTACACGGAACTTGGATCGCTCAAGGACAACAGTCTTACTTTTTCCTGTGGGGTGAAGTTTGGCGCAGTTCGTCTGAGATTGAACCGCCACTCCATCCATTTACCTGCGATCGCCCTTCCCTAAAAGCTGTTCTAGAAGAGTACAAAATCACGCTACCAGAGGCTGCTGAATGGCAAACCACCGAATTCACACTGCCCTCAAAAAAAGCGACTAAAACCAAAGCCGCATTCCCTTTACTGTCAAACCAAGAGACATTACCCGGTAAAACCACCCTCTACATGGAGACATGGCAGATTGAGGGTTTCGCGTTGAATGCTAGACAAACCGCCAAAATTCTTGGGCAATTTCCCCTCAGCTCTGATGCATTGGCAGGGGAATTGCAATTTTATTTACAGGTGTATCGCTGGAGTTTAGCGCTCCTCATTCGCCAAAAGTTTTTACCCCATGTGATTGAACTCGAAAATGGCGAACATCTCGCAACCTGGGTACCGCTACTAGATAGCGTGGCAGAGCAGCAGCAATTTGCGCAGTTTTTACAGTTCATGCCAGAAATCTGTGCCACACCAGATTTAAAGGAGAAAATTCTCCTCAGTTTTCTGACGCAGATGGTGGATGCTCAGATTCGTCCCCACGCCAAACCACTCCAGAATTTCCCGAAAAATGCGGTTTCTCTTCCTTGGGCCAATCGCCTCGCTAAAGCTAAACCAATTTTTGAACTCGATGGGCGATCGCCTCAACAATTACGCCACGCTTACGAAAGCTGGACATTCCCAGTGCGGGAGCATTTGGTACAACCCCCAGAATTTGCACTGAATCAGTCATTATTTCGGACATGTTTTCAATTAGTACCACCAGAAGAAGGCAAAGAAACATGGTCATTGAATTATGGGTTGCAAGCTCTGGGTAATGACGAAGAAGTCATTAGCGCTAAACATATTTGGACAGATACAGCTCAACCCCAAGAAATTTTGCTGAAGGGATTAGGCTTTGCGTCGCGTTTTTATACGCCAATTATTGACAGTTTAGAAACATCTCAACCCGTCGCCTGTGAACTGGATGCGATTCAAGCATATGAGTTTATTCGTTCCATAGCATGGCAGCTCCAAGATAAAGGTTTAGGGGTGATTTTGCCGCCAGGACTGGAAGCTGGGGCAAAGGAAGCAAGACTTGGGGTCAAGATTTCCGCGAAGGTTAAGGATGAAGATCGCCTCAATTTGCAAAGTTTATTGCAGTATCAACTTAATGTAGCTGTGGGTGATACAACCCTTACAGAAAAAGAATTTGCGCAATTATTAGATCGGCGATCGCCTTTAGTCGAAGTAGGCGGGCAATGGCTAGCATTACAACCAACGGATGTGCGAGCGGCTCAGGAAGTTTATAAATTTAAGACCAATGCTCAGGAATTGCGAGTAGAAGATGCCCTGCGATTTAGCTCTGAGGATGGCCAAATGTTTGCAAAATTGCCAGTGGTTGGGTTCGATGCATCAGGCATTTTAAAGGAACTCATTTCCCACCTCACCACCAACGAAAGTTTAGAACTCCTCGACGTTCCCAAGGATCTTAAAGGCACACTCCGGCCTTATCAACAGAAAGGAATGAGCTGGCTCAATTTCTTGCAGCAGTGGGGTTTGGGCGCTTGCTTGGCGGATGATATGGGATTAGGTAAAACCATGCAGTCTATCGCTTTTCTCCTCAAACTCAAGGAGGAAAAGAAGTTCAAACAGCCTGTCCTTTTAGTTTGTCCGACCTCAGTGGTTAGTAATTGGGAGCGGGAAATCCAGAAATTTGCACCGACTCTCAGCGCGATTATTCACCATGGCGATCGCCGCAAAAAAGGGAAAGCTTTTGCGGCCCAAGCGAAAAAATTCAATGTGATTTTGACGAGTTATTCGTTAGTATTCCGCGATAAAAAGGATTTAGCAGGCGTGCCGTGGCAAGGCATTATTCTTGACGAAGCGCAGAATATAAAAAACCCTCAAGCAAAGCAATCCCAAGCCGTACGGGAATTGGATGCGGGTTTCAAAATTGCCCTCACAGGTACACCCGTAGAAAATCGTCTAAAAGAACTCTGGTCAATCCTCGATTTTCTGAACCCAGGCTTTCTCGGCAATCAACAATTTTTCCAACGCCGCTTTGCCATTCCCATTGAAAAATACGGCGATCGCCAAACCTTAAATTCATTGCGACAGTTAACGCAACCATTTATTTTGCGACGACTGAAAACGGATAAAACGATTATTCAAGACCTGCCCGAAAAACAGGAAATGGAAATCTTTTGTAGCCTCTCCAAGGATCAAGCAAATCTTTATCAAAAACTAGTCGATCAATCCCTAGAAGAAATTGAAGGAACTGATGGCATTAAGCGACGCGGCTTAATTTTGACCCTATTGCTTCGCCTCAAACAACTTTGCAACCATCCAGCTCTTTTACAGAAAAAACCAGCCCTTTCCCAACATTTTGCACTGCGTTCCGGTAAGCTCCAACGCTTGGAAGAAATGCTGGAAGAGCTCATTACTGAAGGCGATCGCGCGTTAATTTTCACGCAATTTTCTGAATGGGGGAAACTCCTCAAACCCTATCTAGAAGAGCGTCTTGGCAAAGAAGTTTTATTTCTCTATGGCGCAACCAAACGAGAAGTCCGCCAACAAATGTGCGATCGCTTCCAGAATGACCCAAATGCTCCCCATGTCTTCATCTTGTCTCTCAAAGCAGGTGGAACTGGTTTAAACTTGACCCGCGCCAATCACGTTTTCCATGTGGATCGTTGGTGGAATCCCGCTGTCGAAAATCAAGCCACAGACCGAGCTTTTCGCATTGGCCAAAAGAAAAATGTTCAGGTTCACAAATTCGTTTCAACAGGCACTCTCGAAGAAAAAATTAGTGCCATGATTGCGAGCAAAAAAGAACTTGCTGAACAAACTGTTAATGCTGGCGAAAACTGGGTCACTGAACTCGACACCAACCAATTGCGAGACTTATTGCTCCTTGACCGCGATCGCCTGATTGAAGATTAA
- a CDS encoding DNA-directed RNA polymerase subunit omega, which yields MQKRSSFNSSEIMHRSENLMQAATNRYRITVQVAKRAKRRRYEDFDSVEDPLMKPPIRAIIEMSDELTQPEIIGE from the coding sequence ATGCAAAAACGCAGCTCTTTTAACTCCTCCGAGATTATGCACCGCTCGGAAAACCTGATGCAGGCAGCGACCAACCGTTATCGCATTACAGTCCAAGTCGCGAAGCGCGCCAAACGTCGTCGTTACGAAGATTTTGATTCCGTCGAAGATCCGCTCATGAAGCCCCCCATCCGCGCAATTATTGAAATGTCTGACGAGCTTACTCAGCCTGAAATTATTGGCGAATAA